In a genomic window of Nodosilinea sp. E11:
- a CDS encoding HEAT repeat domain-containing protein, whose product MYDDDLTTLNPDLEFADPLDALGPVDEEQTPQYDPDAMLPLLTAPDPQQRMLAARAFCEVEDGRAVAPLTALLTDLCPLVRVSAAYALGRNTHESAVDPLITQLSTDWNGYVRKGLVWALGNSHDARSLMPLIEALRTDISAVRLWAASALAQMAQVGYESVIIAIPPLIEGLRRDPVPAVRSNCAWAVGQLCRELPSNVVYHTAIDALIESFAEEDDLGVREDARTALLKVGDTRGLQTIEEIEQDGFFF is encoded by the coding sequence ATGTATGACGACGATCTCACTACCCTGAACCCAGATCTGGAGTTTGCCGACCCCCTCGATGCCCTCGGCCCCGTGGACGAGGAGCAGACTCCCCAGTACGATCCGGACGCTATGTTGCCCCTGCTGACAGCTCCTGATCCGCAGCAGCGGATGCTGGCGGCGCGAGCTTTTTGCGAAGTAGAAGACGGGCGGGCAGTGGCACCTTTGACGGCGCTGCTCACCGATCTTTGCCCGCTGGTGCGGGTCAGCGCTGCCTACGCCCTGGGCCGTAATACCCATGAGTCGGCGGTAGACCCGTTGATTACCCAGCTCTCCACTGACTGGAATGGCTATGTGCGCAAGGGGCTAGTTTGGGCCTTGGGCAACTCCCACGACGCGCGATCGCTGATGCCGCTGATCGAAGCTCTAAGGACTGACATTTCGGCGGTGCGGCTCTGGGCAGCCAGCGCCCTAGCCCAAATGGCCCAGGTGGGCTATGAGTCGGTGATTATTGCCATTCCTCCCCTGATAGAGGGGTTGCGCCGCGACCCAGTACCGGCGGTGCGCAGCAACTGTGCCTGGGCTGTAGGTCAACTCTGCCGAGAGCTTCCCTCCAACGTGGTCTATCACACGGCGATCGACGCACTCATTGAAAGTTTTGCCGAAGAAGATGACCTGGGCGTTCGTGAAGACGCCCGTACGGCTCTGCTGAAGGTGGGCGATACCCGTGGCCTGCAAACCATCGAAGAAATTGAGCAAGACGGATTTTTCTTCTAA
- a CDS encoding LptF/LptG family permease, whose protein sequence is MDRYIAKELTMPFLFGVGAFSSIGISIGALFELIRRITESGLAITLAVQIFVLKLPEFIVLAFPMSTLLATMMTYSRFSSDSELIALRGVGVSIRRIITPAVVLSLLVTGLTFVFNELITPAANYRAAITLEQALKSERPPFQERNIFYQEFQPAQDNPEAQELKRQFYARRFDGTTMHGLTILDFSQEGLNQVVSAESANWDVEKNTWTFYDGTIYVVAPDGSFRNIITFETQELQLPRTPLDLAGRTKNDTEMNIAEATEQLELVRQSGDEKLIRRWQIRIMQKYALPFVCVVFGLVGASIGVLPQRTSRATSFGISIVIIFGYYLLSFITNAMGEVGVLSPFLSAWLPTLLGLAIGIYLLLRASK, encoded by the coding sequence ATGGATCGCTACATTGCCAAAGAGCTGACCATGCCGTTTTTGTTTGGGGTAGGTGCGTTCTCGTCCATTGGTATTTCCATTGGGGCGCTGTTCGAGCTGATTCGCCGCATTACCGAGTCGGGGCTGGCGATTACCCTGGCGGTGCAGATTTTTGTGCTCAAACTGCCCGAATTCATTGTGCTGGCCTTCCCCATGTCAACACTGCTGGCCACCATGATGACCTACAGCCGCTTCTCCAGCGACAGTGAGCTGATTGCCCTGCGAGGGGTAGGGGTGAGCATTCGCCGCATTATTACCCCAGCGGTGGTGCTGAGCCTGCTGGTGACGGGGCTGACCTTTGTGTTTAACGAACTGATTACCCCCGCCGCTAACTATCGGGCTGCCATCACCCTGGAGCAAGCGCTCAAATCTGAGCGCCCCCCCTTTCAAGAGCGCAACATTTTCTACCAGGAGTTTCAGCCCGCCCAAGACAACCCCGAGGCTCAAGAACTCAAGCGCCAGTTCTACGCCCGCCGCTTTGACGGCACCACCATGCACGGGCTGACCATTCTCGACTTTTCCCAGGAGGGGCTGAACCAGGTGGTCAGTGCCGAGTCGGCCAACTGGGATGTGGAGAAAAACACCTGGACCTTCTACGACGGCACCATCTACGTTGTCGCCCCCGACGGGTCATTTCGCAACATCATTACCTTCGAAACCCAGGAATTGCAGCTACCGCGTACCCCTCTCGACCTGGCGGGCCGCACTAAAAACGACACCGAAATGAACATTGCTGAGGCTACCGAGCAGCTGGAGCTGGTACGCCAAAGCGGCGACGAAAAGCTGATCCGCCGCTGGCAGATTCGCATTATGCAGAAGTATGCTCTGCCCTTTGTGTGTGTGGTGTTTGGGCTAGTAGGAGCCTCGATTGGGGTGCTGCCCCAGCGCACTAGCCGTGCCACCAGCTTTGGCATCAGCATTGTGATTATTTTTGGCTACTACCTGCTGTCGTTTATCACCAACGCCATGGGTGAGGTGGGCGTGCTGTCGCCATTTCTGTCGGCCTGGTTACCTACACTGCTGGGGCTGGCGATCGGTATTTACCTGCTGCTGCGGGCGTCTAAATAG
- the lptB gene encoding LPS export ABC transporter ATP-binding protein: protein MKIVLDNVQKTYGKRQVVNRVSLSVAQGEIVGLLGPNGAGKTTTFYMATGLERPDGGKVCLDQIDITDLPMHQRARLGIGYLAQEPSIFRNLSVADNILLVMQQTRVPPDEYGDRLQDLLKEFRLEKVANTLGIQVSGGERRRTELARSLASGPEGPSFLFLDEPFAGVDPIAVAEIQEIVSKLRDRDMGILITDHNVRETLRIIDRAYIMSDGQILASGNADDLSNNPLVREHYLGKDFAI, encoded by the coding sequence TTGAAAATCGTACTCGACAATGTTCAAAAGACCTATGGCAAGCGTCAGGTGGTTAACCGCGTTAGCCTGTCGGTGGCCCAGGGCGAAATTGTCGGGCTGCTGGGGCCAAACGGGGCGGGCAAGACCACGACGTTTTATATGGCCACAGGGCTAGAGCGGCCCGACGGCGGCAAGGTTTGTCTAGACCAGATCGACATTACCGATTTGCCCATGCACCAGCGGGCACGCCTGGGCATCGGCTATCTGGCCCAGGAGCCGAGTATTTTTCGCAATTTGTCGGTAGCCGACAATATTTTGCTGGTGATGCAGCAGACGCGGGTGCCCCCAGACGAATACGGCGATCGCCTGCAAGACCTGCTCAAAGAATTTCGCCTTGAGAAAGTAGCCAACACCCTAGGTATTCAGGTGTCGGGGGGGGAGCGGCGGCGCACAGAGTTGGCCCGATCGCTGGCATCTGGCCCCGAAGGCCCCAGCTTTTTATTTCTCGATGAGCCCTTTGCGGGGGTAGACCCGATCGCCGTGGCCGAGATTCAGGAGATTGTCTCGAAGCTGCGCGATCGCGACATGGGCATTCTCATCACCGATCACAACGTGCGCGAAACCCTGCGGATTATTGATCGGGCTTACATTATGAGTGACGGGCAAATTCTGGCCTCTGGCAACGCCGATGACCTCTCAAACAACCCCCTGGTACGCGAACACTACCTCGGCAAAGACTTCGCCATTTAG
- a CDS encoding glycosyltransferase has protein sequence MAIAQLDTPAQTSPNVAYLVNQYPKVSHSFIRREIAALEAQGLTIARFSIRSCADELVDPDDIKELAKTQIVLDHPRSKLLLTIARVVLQRPMAFVAALSLAFQLGLKDESGPLYHLAYLAEACVLLAWFEAANIDHVHAHFGTNSTTVAMLCHALGGPRYSFTVHGPEEFDKVRAISLAEKIRRASFVVAISSFGKSQLYRWTALEDWPKIQVVHCGLDQAFLAQDYTPIPEQRHLVCVGRLSAQKGHLLLLEAVRQLVEAGYRFTVTLVGDGEMRSQVEELLVTYGLQDCVSITGWAASQEVKAQLLKAQALVLPSFAEGLPVVIMEALALGRPVITTSIAGIPELVETGVNGWLVVPGSVESLVEAMGAALNTSPAELEQMGQAGIKKVAQQHNIDQEAAHLARLFVKSGLS, from the coding sequence ATGGCGATCGCTCAACTCGATACTCCTGCACAGACATCCCCCAACGTTGCCTACTTGGTCAATCAGTACCCCAAGGTCAGTCATAGCTTTATTCGTCGTGAAATTGCGGCCCTTGAAGCTCAGGGGCTAACGATAGCCAGGTTTTCAATTCGCTCCTGTGCCGATGAACTGGTAGACCCCGACGACATCAAAGAGCTAGCCAAAACTCAGATTGTGCTAGACCATCCCCGGTCTAAGCTACTGCTTACCATCGCCCGGGTTGTGCTACAACGACCCATGGCGTTTGTGGCCGCCCTTAGCTTAGCCTTTCAGCTTGGTTTGAAGGATGAATCGGGGCCGTTGTATCACCTGGCCTATCTGGCCGAAGCCTGCGTGCTGCTGGCCTGGTTTGAGGCCGCCAACATTGACCATGTGCACGCCCACTTTGGCACCAACTCAACGACCGTAGCTATGCTGTGCCATGCCCTGGGTGGGCCACGCTACAGCTTTACGGTGCATGGGCCAGAGGAGTTTGACAAGGTGAGGGCGATCTCACTGGCCGAAAAAATCAGGCGTGCCAGTTTTGTGGTGGCGATTAGCTCCTTCGGCAAGAGCCAGTTGTATCGCTGGACGGCCCTGGAGGACTGGCCCAAGATTCAGGTTGTGCACTGCGGGCTTGACCAGGCATTTCTCGCCCAAGACTATACGCCCATTCCGGAGCAGCGCCACCTGGTCTGTGTGGGGCGGCTCAGCGCTCAGAAAGGCCATCTGCTGTTGCTGGAAGCCGTCAGGCAGCTGGTGGAGGCTGGCTATCGGTTTACGGTGACGCTGGTGGGCGATGGCGAAATGCGATCGCAGGTCGAAGAGCTACTGGTCACCTACGGTCTACAAGACTGCGTTTCGATTACGGGCTGGGCTGCCAGTCAGGAGGTTAAAGCTCAGCTCCTCAAGGCCCAAGCGCTGGTGCTGCCCAGTTTTGCCGAAGGCCTGCCCGTGGTGATTATGGAGGCTCTGGCCCTAGGACGACCCGTAATTACGACCTCGATTGCCGGCATTCCTGAACTGGTAGAGACGGGGGTAAATGGCTGGCTGGTTGTTCCCGGATCGGTTGAATCGCTGGTCGAGGCTATGGGCGCTGCCCTCAACACCTCGCCAGCAGAGCTAGAGCAGATGGGCCAGGCGGGTATCAAAAAAGTGGCCCAGCAGCACAACATTGACCAGGAGGCTGCCCATCTGGCGCGACTTTTTGTCAAAAGCGGTCTCAGCTAG